From a region of the Polyangium spumosum genome:
- a CDS encoding class I SAM-dependent rRNA methyltransferase produces MNGSHGGQAPAHREQYPSRSPIGTPSEQGAPRFSDRPRTPERHVPMNARAKISANAPDPSPARPEGRRTGSPIPTVTLKPGHVRPVWTGHPWVFAQAIARIEGGALAGDEVKVVDPHGSTLGHGLYTPRSAIPVRIYTRDDAPIDGALFRRRIERAIQHRRDLGLPNHAAGHETTAYRLIHAEGDGLPGLVVDVLGDVAVVQIGTIGVKRREGIVFDALSELLSPRAIVDRTSVELAKKEGFEAAAGVVRGDTSLDRFTFMERGLAYEIPLALGQKTGFYLDQRTLRARVEQLAHGRRVLDAFSFVGTFAMAAARGGATEVVAVDESALAIEVGAECARKNGLLGRIHFQREDARHALSRASAEGGFDIVLCDPPKLSPTRGAKEGALGAYKALAAAGCRATKAGGIFVLCSCSSAVSIDDLARALALGAREARMHAVIFDRHFQGADHPVSAAFPEGLYLKSVIARLEAL; encoded by the coding sequence ATGAATGGTTCACACGGTGGCCAAGCTCCTGCCCACAGAGAACAATACCCCAGCCGGTCGCCCATCGGTACGCCTTCCGAGCAGGGCGCCCCTCGTTTCTCCGACCGGCCCCGCACCCCGGAGCGGCACGTCCCCATGAACGCGCGCGCGAAAATTTCCGCCAATGCCCCCGACCCGAGTCCTGCGCGCCCCGAGGGGCGTCGGACAGGGTCCCCCATCCCCACGGTCACCCTCAAGCCGGGCCACGTGAGGCCCGTCTGGACCGGACACCCCTGGGTCTTCGCGCAGGCCATCGCCCGCATCGAGGGCGGCGCCCTCGCCGGCGACGAGGTCAAGGTCGTCGATCCCCACGGCTCGACCCTGGGACATGGCCTCTACACCCCCCGATCGGCCATCCCCGTCCGCATCTACACCCGCGACGACGCGCCCATCGACGGCGCCCTCTTCCGCCGCCGCATCGAGCGGGCCATCCAGCACCGGCGCGACCTCGGGCTGCCGAACCACGCCGCGGGCCACGAGACCACGGCCTATCGGCTGATCCACGCCGAGGGGGACGGGCTGCCCGGGCTCGTCGTCGACGTCCTCGGCGACGTGGCCGTCGTGCAGATCGGCACGATCGGCGTCAAGCGGCGCGAGGGGATCGTGTTCGACGCGCTCTCCGAGCTGCTCTCGCCGCGCGCGATCGTCGACCGCACCTCGGTCGAGCTCGCGAAGAAGGAGGGCTTCGAGGCCGCCGCGGGGGTGGTCCGCGGAGACACGAGCCTCGATCGGTTCACGTTCATGGAGCGCGGGCTCGCGTACGAGATCCCGCTCGCGCTCGGGCAAAAGACGGGCTTTTACCTGGATCAGCGCACGCTCCGGGCGCGGGTCGAGCAGCTCGCGCACGGGCGGCGGGTGCTCGACGCGTTCTCCTTCGTGGGGACGTTCGCGATGGCGGCCGCGCGGGGAGGCGCGACGGAGGTCGTCGCGGTCGACGAGAGCGCGCTCGCGATCGAGGTCGGCGCCGAGTGCGCGCGCAAGAACGGGCTGCTCGGGCGGATCCATTTCCAGCGCGAGGACGCGCGCCACGCGCTCTCGCGCGCCTCGGCCGAGGGCGGCTTCGACATCGTGCTCTGCGATCCGCCGAAGCTCTCGCCCACGCGCGGCGCGAAGGAGGGGGCGCTCGGCGCGTACAAGGCGCTCGCCGCCGCGGGCTGCCGGGCGACGAAGGCCGGAGGGATCTTCGTGCTCTGCTCGTGCTCGAGCGCGGTGTCGATCGACGACCTCGCGCGCGCGCTCGCCCTCGGCGCGCGGGAGGCGCGGATGCACGCGGTGATCTTCGATCGGCACTTCCAGGGCGCGGACCACCCGGTGAGCGCCGCGTTCCCGGAGGGGCTCTACCTGAAGAGCGTGATCGCGCGGCTCGAGGCGCTGTGA